The genomic stretch CTGGGCGCGGCCCTTGCAGAGGTGCCGGTGCCTCCCTGTGCAGAGACCAGGAGGGAGCCTCGGAGCGTTGGGCGATATTGCCCAGGTGCACGGCTGGTGGGGGCGGAGAGGCCTGAACTTTGGCCGCTGGTCTGTGTTTTAACTGCTAGCTGGTGCTCTGAGAGACCAAGCCACGTGTTCAGTAAGAATCATTAACAGCTCGTGGCTGGATGACAACAGGAACCACACTTGGCTCATTGAGACGTGCAGCAAGTGCTCACCGCGCTGACAGCCCTGTGCTGGACTCTGGGGTGAAGTAGGGAGTtggcctttcctttttttttttggagacagggtcttgcgctctctcccaggctagaatgcagggCGTGATGACGGCTCAGTGCATcgtcagcctcctgggctcaagtgatcttcccgcctcggcctcccaagtgccggaattacaggcgtgagccgccgtgcccagcctggcctggcaTTTCTTTGAGTTCAGGAAGTGTGACAGGGATTTGGACACCCAGAAATAAGAAGGGTGTCGAGAAGAGCACAAGCAGAGGATGTGAGAAGGGGGATTAAGGCGGGAAAGGGAGGTTGAGACTAGGCCATCAGTGAGTGCCAGGCCAGATGCTTCTGACTCGGTCCCCAGGTGTCAGGAAGGAATCAAACTGAGGACAAATGCggccagtggctcacacttgtagtctcagcaatctgggaggctgaggtgggaggattgcttgagcccaggtttgAGACTGAGGGTTAAGAGAAGAGAAGCAGGGAAATGGGGGCTGTGAGGTTTCAAACCTTGctatgtgtgcttttttttttttttgagacggagtctcgctctgtcacccaggctggggtgcagtggcgcattctcgcctcactgcaagctccacctcccgggttcacgccatcctcctgcctcagcctcccaagtagctgggactacaggcgcccgccaccacgcccggctaattttttcatatttttagtagagacggggtttcaccgtgttagtcagggtagtctagatctcctgatctcgtgatccgcccacctcagcctcctaaagtgctgggattacaggcgtgagcccctgcgcccagcctacaTGTGCTTCTTAGATCCATGGAGAAGGGTACAGACTACTAGTTCAGAGACCCCAAAATACAGGGCCTGAAGTAAGATGATGGCTTTTTTCACTCTCCTCTAACATTCTGGAGAGAAGCAGTTGTTTTGCACAGGTGTGCCAGGCGTTCTGGTTCCCTTTGTCTTCCCATCACTGAGGTGAGGAGAGGTGAAAGCATCCTTTCACCTGGAAGTAACACGGTCCCTTCAGCTCACATCCCAAGGCCAGATGCCACTGGGTAGCGTTTCATAACTTACAGGAGGTAGTGATACAGGGATGCTGGGACAGCAGCCTCTGCCACAGATGTATTTTTGTATGTGGGATTGAAAGGGAGTATCTAAGTGGCTGCCTCTGATATTTCTTTCAAAGCATTCGCCCAGTATCGTCACCACCTTTTCTCATCAGAAAAGCCCAagaggcggggcacggtggctcacgcttgtaatcccagcactttgggaggccaaggcgggcagatcacttgaggtcaggagctccagaccagcctggccaacatggtgaaaccccgtctctactaaaaatagaaaattagccggttgtggtggtacatgcctgtaatcccagctactcaggaggctgaggccggagaatcacttgaacccaggaggcggaggttgcgatgaaccgagatcttgtcactgcacccagcctgggcaacacagcaagactcagtctcaataaaaggaaaaaaaaaaaaagcccaaacgTGTGGTTGCCTTTCTGTTTGGTGAGCAAGACGTGAGTGGGCTCCCTAGTACAAATTCCATTTGAAATTTCCTCAGTTGTTCCATCAGCTGCCAAATTTCCACACTGGCAACACCCTTCTCTTTCAGCTGGGACGATGCCGGAGTGTGAAGGAGTTTGAGAAGCTGAACCGCATTGGAGAGGGTACCTACGGCATTGTGTGTGAGTGGCCAAGGCCAGGACGTGTAGCCGCAGCTCGTGGCTGTGACAGAGTGTGGGATGAGATTGTCGAAGCAGCAGCCGCGTTGGGGCTGAAAGGGACTCAGACCCTGTGCTCTGAACCAGGGCAGAAACTTGTTCAGGAACTTTAATTCCTGATGTAGTTATCACAAACGTTATACCATTTCTGGATAAATGGAAGCATCCAGTTGCTAACACCCATAATGCAAATGTGTCACTGCAGAGTAGAGAGAACCGTTAGAGAAACAAAATACAGAACCTTCCAGAAGCAGCAGGAGCTGGACACGGTGCACATGTCTATAACCTCAGCAACTCTGGAGgagtcacctgagcccaggcgttttttctttttgtttgtttttgagatgggtcttgctctgttgcccaggctggagtgcagtggcataatcatagctcactgcagcctcgacctcccaggctcaagtgatcctcccacctcagcctcctgagtatctgggaccacaagAGTACAtaagcacacccagctaatttttaaatttttcgtagaggtgggatctccctatgttgcccaggctggtcttgaacttttgggctcaaatgatcctcctgcctcagcctcctaaagcactgggattacaggtgtgagccactgcacctggccaagcctaggagtttgaggctgcagtgagctgtgatcgcgccactgcactccagccttggcaacagagtgagaccctgtctcaaagaaacaaaaataccacACACCACTGAAGCTTATAACAGCTGTGAAATTGACATAGGTCATTCTGGAAGCTGCACACATGAGCACGATGTTTTGTAGAGCCACCTTCACACAAAATAAGGTTTGCTTTTTTCTACGTAGAGTACCTTATTTGCTTTTAGGACATTACAAGAGAGCACAAAGTAGTGATCTGCATGCTAAGGAGGACATGGAGAGCCTGGAGCCACAGAACTGAGTGGCTGGAGGCCAGGGTCCAGCACAGAGCAAAGTTGGACACCCCCTGCCCAGTTCAAATGAGGAAATCTCCCAGGGAGCACGCGTCTCGGGCTGGGGTGTTGCACACAGTGAGGACTGAGTGTCACTGGGCGTGAGGTTGTCAGAGGAAAGAACGGGGACCCTGTGGCTCAGGGAGAGGCTCCCGTGCGGTGCTAGGGAGCCCACGAGGGGCATCGAGATGATGTCGTCACCGATGCATTTCCATTCCAGATCGGGCCCGGGACACCCAGACAGATGAGATTGTTGCGCTGAAGAAGGTGCGGATGGACAAGGAGAAGGATGGTGAGCAGGCAAATGGGGTGTTGGGACGTCGCACTAGGAGGAGGCAGAAGGGTGTGAGTTACCTGAAGTTTCCTCAGAGTGACTGCACGGTGGTTGTGGGGGGGGCCAGCCTCTGGGAGGGTTCTGGTGTGGCCCAGCACGTCACCCCCAGGTCCACACGCAGCCTCAGCTGTCTGCCAGGCGTGCTCTGCGGTCTCCATCCCCTGCTCTCCCTCCTGTCTGGGGAGCCCACCTCACTGCAggctcatctctttttttttttttttttttttttgagacagagtcttactctgtcgcccaggctggagtgcagtggcgcaatctcggctcactgcaagctccgcctcccgggttcacgccattctcctgcctcagcctcccgagtagctgggactacaggcacccaccaccaggcccggctaattttttgtatttttagtagagacggggtttcactgtgttagccaggatggtctcgatctgcccgcctcggcctcccaaagtgctgggattacaggtgtgagccaccacgcccggcctcaccGCAGGCTCATCTGTACTGTCCCCTCCACCCCTAGCACCTGCCGGTGCAGCCAGGGCCCTGCCATGCCCCAGATGGATGTCCACGGTGGTTAGAGAGGTGCCGATTCGTATTTGGTCAAGGAAGGGTTAAAAGTACTTAttgggccgggggcagtggctcacgcctgtaatcccagcactttgggaggctgaggcaggcggatcacctgaagtcgggagttcaagaccagcctgaccaacatggagaaacccccatcactactaaaagtacaaaattagctgggcatggtggcacatgcctgtaatcccagctactagggaggctgaggcaggagaattgcttgaacccgggaggcggaggttgcggtgagccgagatggcgctattgcactcctgcctgggcaacaagagtgaaactccgtctcaaaaaaaaaaaaaaaaagcttattggGGTCGCCCTGATTCTCCCTGAGGTGGGGACACTGCAGCACCTGGTATCAGGTGTTCAGCTTATTGGGGTCGCCCCGATTCTCCCTGAGGTGGGGACACTGCAGCATCTGGTATCAGGTGTTCAGGAAGCCCAAGAGTGGCCGGGGTTGGGGCTTCCCTGCCATTATTGGGGTGGGGCTCGCTGAGGCCGCCTCCCTCCCCAGGCATCCCCATCAGCAGTTTGCGGGAGATCACGCTGCTGCTCCGCCTGCGTCATCCGAACATCGTGGAGCTGAAGGAGGTGGTTGTGGGGAACCACCTGGAGAGGTACGCGGTGTCCTGGTCTGTGCATTGGGCCCTAGGGAGCATGTATCTTGGGCTAGAGGTGTTGCACAGAACCAGGACTGAGTGTCACCGGGCATGAGGTTGTCAGAGAAGAGATGACCCCACCTCACTGCCTGGCTCAGCCCGTTGTCTGAGGGGGACACAGGTTGTCCTGCCCATGTCCCCTCCTGCAGCAGGGGAGGCTCCACTTTGAGCCCTTAGGAGAAGGCCGGAGGGTGGCATGCATTTTCTGTTTCCTCCAGCATCTTCCTGGTGATGGGTTACTGTGAGCAGGACCTGGCCAGCCTGCTGGAGAATATGCCAACACCCTTCTCGGAGGCCCAGGTGCGTGGCAGAGGGGCCTGGGGTCGGGGAATGGGCTTCATGGGCCCTTGCCGTGCACATTTATAACAAAACAGGGCACCTGGGGACTTGCAGAGtggctgctgcctctgcctccacctcccagtgtcTCAGCGAGCTTCAGTGAGGTGGAATTCATGTGGTGGGGGCATCTCCTGGAAGCAGGTAGCCCTGGGGCTGAGAGCCTTGTGAGGGCACTAGTTTCCTGGGCTGTTGGGAACGGGCAGCCCCAGGGCCGAGAGCCTTCTGAGGGCACTGCTTTCCTGGGCTGTTGGGACTGCTAGTCCTGCTGGCCAGTGTGGGTGTGGCAGGGCCTGGCCGGGCTTCCCTGCAGGCTCACCCTGACTGGTACCTCTGACCCTCTGCACAGGTCAAGTGCATCGTGCTGCAGGTGCTCCGGGGCCTCCAGTATCTGCACAGGAACTTCATTATCCACAGGTGGGTGACAGCTAGGTCGAGTTGGAAGCACAAATTCGGCTGAGGCCTGACTGTGCTGCCTCCTGTGGAAAGTTACTAAAAGCTCAAGGGTTCCCAGCTGCAGCAGCCTGCCCACTGCTTGTActccatttgtgtttttttctaaaatagagaaagagtctctctgtgttgcccaggctggtctcaaacacttgggctcaagtgatccacccaccttggcctcccaaagtgtgggattacaggtgggagccaccttGACCGGCCATgcactcccatttttaaaaggcCCAAACATTAAGAGCATGTACgagttaatgaaaaaaaaataatgaagatactaggccgggcgcggtggctcacgcttgtaatcccagcactttgggaggccgaggcgggcggatcacgaagtcacgagatcgagaccacggtgaaaccccgtctctactaaaaatacaaaaaaattagccgggcgtggtggcggacgcctgcagtcccagctacgcgggaggctgaggcaggagaatggcgtgaacccaggagggaggagtctgcagtgagtcgagatcgcgccactgcactccagcttggtgaaagagcgagactccgtctcaaaaagatactaggccgggcgcagtggctgacgcctgtaatccgagcactttgggaggctgaggcaggtggatcacgaggtcaggagatcaagactatcccggctaacacggtgaaaccccgtctctactaaaaatacaaataataataataataatatatatactgAGGCCGGGAGGCGGTGGTGGCGGAGCCACTCGCCTGCGGTAGTCCTCAGGCCTACCGTCCAGCTTGGAGGCGGTCGGGGTCAGGGTCAGGAGATGAGAATGGCTAACCGGTGAAACCGTTCTACCGGGGTGGGCGGGCGCTGTAGTCCAGTACTCGGAGCTGAGGCAGGGAATGGGCCggagggagcttgcagtgagcgagattgcccactgcactccagcctgggcgacagagcgagactccgtctcaaaaaaaaaaaaaaaaaaaaaaaaaagagatactaaAAAGCCCAAACCTGAGGAAACGTGCAGGAAGTGACGGGCATCAGTGCCGTGGGGGACACCTCAGCCCCCCTGGCCCTCTGGGAGCCACCTGCCAGTGTTTTTCTATCACAGGGACCTGAAGGTTTCCAACTTGCTCATGACTGACAAGGGTTGTGTGAAGACAGGTGGGTGCAACTTGGGCCAGGCCCTGTCCCTAGATGGCAGCTTGTCAGCCCCCACTTGGTGACACACACTCCCCTTTCTGCTGCAGCGGATTTCGGCCTGGCCCGGGCCTATGGTGTCCCAGTAAAGCCAATGACCCCCAAGGTGGTGACTCTCTGGTAAGTCCTTCTGAAGCGTGGTGGCCCCTGGGGACCAGGCCTGCCTAgtggaggtctccttggggatggcaggctgaagttgcagtggcCTTGGGAATGTTAAGCTATAGGGTCCGTGCACACTCATAAACGCTGGGTCTAGAACAGCCTCCAGGACACAGCAGGGCTGTCCCACAAAGTGGTgagagctgggctcagtggcatCAAGGGCCTGCCTAGATGAGACACACCTCACCTTGAGAGCTGGAAACACACCATGGCTGTGAAACCATCTCTGGAGGGAAGGCTGCTTCACGGACTGAAGGACGGGCAGCTTGCATGCTTTCCCTGGTTCTTCCTCCTGGATACTTTTAGCCGAACAGGGTCATGCTTAGCCAGGGCTGAACTTCAGAGTTGGTCAGACTCAGGTCAGGACCCCAGTGTCGTGTACTCCCCATCTGAGAACGGGTTGGTGGTGGCTGGTGTGGCTGTGTGCTGAGGGTCCGTGGTCCCTGCGACTCTGAGGACACCGCTGCATGTGACAGCTCTCGCCCCCAGCAGCCGTTGCTGTGTGCACCACCTGGATTTGCAAGGCCTGGGGCAGAGGGTGGTCCAAGTTGGGACAGGTTTCCCAGCCACCACAGGCTCTCAGGGAGGCTGTGTCCTGtggaggcctgggctgggggagaggaGCCGGCCGTATTGAGGTGGGTGCTTCTGTGTGCAGGTACCGTGCCCCTGAACTGCTGCTGGGAACCACCACACAGACCACCAGCATCGACATGTGGTGAGGAGATATGGTTACTGCTCCTGGGGCCTCAGGAAGGGCTGGGACAGGAGCTGGGTCACCTGGTCCCTGAGCTCAGCctcaggggaggggcaggagtgcagtggggtcTTTGCCAGCCTCCCAGTCCCAGGGAGGTGGGCCTGAGCCTGGGAACCCAGGAGGAGGTGTGAGAACTTAGCTTGCTGTTCTCAGGCCCGGAGCACAGAGGTCTGCAGGAGGCACGCCTGCCCCTGCCCTTGTCACCCTGGGAGGCATGCGGGGCCCAGGAGGGGAGCCAGTGGTCCCTGCCTGTCCTTCACAGTGTCCCTGACCCAGCGTGCCTCACGCTAGCAGGGTCAGCAGAGGTCTGGCTGCAGTGAGGTCCGCTGTTCCTGGCGCTGGCAGGGTCAGCAGACGTCTGGCTGCAGTGAGGTCCACTGTTCCTTGCACTGCCGGGGGTCAGCAGACGCCTGGCTGCAGTGAGGTCCGCTGTTTCTCGCGCTGGCGGGGGTCAGCAGACGCCTGGCTGCAGTGAGGTCCGCTGTTCCTCGCGCTGGCGGGGGTCAGCAGAGGTCTGGCTGCAGTGAGGTCCGCTGTTCTCTGCAGGGCTGTGGGCTGCATCCTGGCTGAGCTGCTGGCCCACAGGCCCCTTCTCCCCGGCACTTCCGAGATTCACCAGATCGACTTGATCGTGCAGCTGCTCGGGACGCCCAGTGAGAATATCTGGCCGGTGGGCATCCTGGGCAGACCCGCAGCCCCCGCCCGTTGCCATGCCCTCTGCACCCGCAGCCCCCGCCCGTGCCCACGCCCTGTAGCCCCTGCCCATGCCCACGCCCTCTGCGCCTCAGCTCCTGCCTCCCATAGGGTTTTTCCAAGCTGCCGCTGGTCGGCCAGTACAGCCTCCGGAAGCAGCCCTACAACAACCTGAAGCACAAGTTCCCGTGGCTGTCCGAGGCCGGGCTGCGCCTGCTGCACTTCCTGTTCATGTACGACCCTAAGAAAAGGTGCTGATCTCTGCATGGGGGGCGgggacccccaccccccacactgTCCAGACCGTTTCCCAGAGCCCAACCTCATGGCGGTGGAGAGGCCCCTCCCCAGGTGTAGCCCCTTGGAGTGGTTTCTGGCCACCAGGCTTCCTTTGAGAATTTGAGTCAGAGGCTGCTCAGCTGGGTGGGAGATAAGGAAGCCGGACTCAAGAGGCGCACTAACGCAGCCTGCCTCCTCCAGGGCGACGGCCGGGGACTGCCTGGAGAGCTCCTACTTCAAGGAGAAGCCCCTACGTGAGTGTGCAGGGTTCCTGACTCGCTCTGCGGGACATGGCTGGCCCCTACGTGAGTGTGCAGGGTTCCTGACTCTGCGGGGCATGGCTGGCCCCTACATGAGCGTGCAGGGTTCCTGACTCTGCGGGGCATGGCTGGCCCCTACGTGAGCGTGCAGGGTTCCTGActctgggggggggggggggggcggggcatGGCTGGCCCTACATGAGCGTGCAGGGTTCCTGACTCTGCGGGGCATGGCTGGGCCTACGTGAGTGTGCAGGGTTCCTCAGACTCGCTCTGCGGGGCACGGCTGGGCCCCTACATGAGCGTGCAGGGTTCCTGACTATGGGGGCATGGCTGGCCCCTACATGAGCGTGCAGGGTTCCTGACTCTGCGGGGCATGGCTGGCCCCTACATGAGCTGCAGGGTTCCTGACTATGCGGGGCATGGCTGGCCCCTACATGAGCGTGCAGGGTTCCTGACTCTGCGGGGCATGGCTGGCCCCTACATGAGCGTGCAGGGTTCCTGACTATGCGGGGCACGGCTGGGCCCCTACATGAGCGTGCAGGGTTCCTGACTCTGCGGGGCATGGCTGGCCCCTACATGAGCGTGCAGGGTTCCTGACTCTGCGGGGCATGGCTGGCCCCTACATGAGCGTGCAGGGTTCCTGACTATGCGGGGCATGGCTGGCCCCTACATGAGCGTGCAGGGTTCCTGACTCTGCGGGGCATGGCTGGGCCCTACGTGAGTGTGCAGGGTTCCTCAGACTCGCTCTGCAGGGGAATGGCTGGGAGCCCATTTTGCCCTGGGTGGGTGGTGAAGTGGCCTGGTGCCCTCACTGACGGCACACACTTTCTGGGGTAAGAGGACAGGGGCATGTGGAGGCACAGACAGCCCAGGGGCAGGTCCAGAGGCAGAGCTGGACTCAGACCGGGGCCTGCTCCTCCTGTCtggggccctgccctgcccaacACTGAGCCACCCTTCTCCCTGCAGCCTGTGAGCCGGAGCTCATGCCGACCTTTCCCCACCACCGCAACAAGCGGGCCGCCCCGGCCACCTCCGAGGGCCAGAGCAAGCGCTGTAAACCCTGACGGTGGGCCTGGCATACACCTGTATTCCCACACCAGGTTTTCCGATCGGCGGTGTCCGTGAAGGGTGCTGTGAGCCAGGCTGACCAGGCGCCTGGGATCCAGCTCATCCCCTTGGCTGGGACCATCCTCCACTGACCCTCCCACTGTCTGCCCTGAACCCACTGCTGCCCGCAGAAAAAGGCCGGGTGACGCTGGGGGGCTCCCAGCCGTGCACCCTGGAAGGGGCAGGTCTGGCGGCTCCATCCGTGGCCGCAGGGGTCTCCCGTGGTGGTCCTCGCTGTGTTGGAAATGTGCAACCACTGCTTGGGAGGAGTGGTGGGTGCAGTCCCCCTGCTGTCTTTTGAGTTGTGGTGGACGCTGGCCTGGGATGAGTGGGCCCAGAAGACCTTCGTATCCCCTCTCAGTCGCTGTCCCGTGCATGGGTCAGCTGTGGTGACCCCAGGTGGGCCTGGCAGGACTCCAGATGAGGACAAGAGGGACAAGGTATGAGGTAGGAGCCACAACTGAGGATGCCTGGAGACCACCAGGAGAGCCCTAGGCTGGAGGCTGAGCTGCATCCCTGCTCCCCACATGGAGGACCCAACAGGAGGCCGTGGCTCTGATGCTGAGCGAAGCTATAGGCTCTTGTTGGATAAAAGCTTTCTTAACAGACATGGTTTCACCAGCGTTTAATGTGCTCTGATGTTGACTGTCCCTCTGAGTGTTCCGGGGAGGAGGCGGGTGGGGTGGAGGGTCAGGAAAGCAGGCTCAGCTTCCAGGGTCAGGGAGTTGTGGGCCCAGAGGGGCTGTCACAGTGGATGTACCCTGTCCCCTCCCTCGCCAGACCCGAGGTTAGGGCAGAGCCACCTCCTCGCCAGCCTGTGGGCTGCACCCaagggaagggagggcaggggcGTCGTTACCACTGGACGCACCAAGACCCAGCTGCCTGGGTGAGCTGCCCACAGGCCCTTCCGCCCAGCAGCAGTGACGCTCAGGGCCTTCCCAGCTGTCAGCCATTGCCCATCCCCGCGGCTCTCGTACACCTCCACATCTGGTTTGAGGTCAGGTCATTTCCTGTCTGTGGGCCCAGCTGCCGTGACACCCAAGGGGAGGGCCGGGGTCCCTAAAGCCAGGTCAGCCGTGCACCCAGCAGAGCCCTGCAGATTGGCCCCAGCAGAGCTTGGGGAGGGGGAGTTCGGTGTCACCAACAGGCCCTTGAGGACACTCGTGTGgacaatctctgggacacgtgGACCCCCCAAGTCCTGAGCCCCGTACTGCAGGGAGTGGGCCAGGAGCTGAGGCCTTGGGGCACAGGGTCCTTCTCAGGGACAGGTTCAGGCACTGGCTGGAACAGGCTGGACCCCTCCACCCAACACATGTGGGCATGCGTCTGGgtggaaatgtggggaaatgtgGAAAGGCTCCTGCTGGTCGGCCTAGGCCTGCTGCCCTTGGAGCCTTCCATATACAGAGTCCCACCTCCAGCAGGAGTTGGCCTGGACTCTCCAACCCCCTGCTGTGCCCAGGACTCCCCCAGGGACAAGGCACCCAGAGGCTCAGACCCCTCCCCAGCAAAGAGAAGCACCACGGGAGCTGTCTCCCAAGAGCCCTTGACCTGGGGCCCAGCTGGCCTAGGGCCGGGCCCCGGGGCTGTTGTAGAGCAGAGTGTCCATCTGTGCACGCTGTAGCCACAAGCGCCGCTGGGCGTCGCCAAGCAGCACACGCAGCGAGTGGCCCGGACGGCAGGCGGGCAGGGCTGCACAGTGGGCAGCGTGCAGCTGGCGACAGGTGTCGCAGCAGAGGGTGGGCAGGGCACCAGGGGACAGGCAGCTGTGTGCCTGGTAGCCTGGGGGCTCAGAGACAGACCTATAGGCTGAGGCTGGTACCCCCTCTGCCCGAATACGCCTCGGGCTGGCCCCTGCAGAGCTTTCAGGGGTGGCCAGGTCCCCAGGCCTACTCAGCTCACGGcgcagagagaggaaggaaaaggcgGAGGGTTCAGGTTCCAGCCCCTCCTCCAAGGCCCCATAGGGTGGGCTGCTGGCCTGCAGCAGCTCCTCAGCTGGGGGCTCCCAGGCCCGGCCCCCAGTGCCCCACAGTTTGGCACTCTGCTCCCAGAGTGGCGGCCTGTAGGCCAGCTCCGCCGAGGGTGAGTCAGGGCCTGGTGACGGCTCCCCATACAGGCTGGCGTCCTCCGACCCCTCGTCCTCTTGCAGGTCCCGGTATAAGTCCAGTGGGGCCCTGTAAGCAGCAGGGGAGCCTCGGGGGGGCAGGGGTGGCGGCTCCTCATCCTGGGCCAGCCGCTGCTGCAGCCAGGCCACACAGGAGGCCACGTCCCCGCTGGCACGCCGTGCCTGCAGCAGCTCCTCAGCTGGCAGCACACTGGTGCCCAGCTGGGCCAGCACCTCGCCCAGGATCTCACACTCCAGCCGGAGGGCAAAGCAGCCCAGGGCCACCTGCACCAGCTGGCAGGCGGGGGGCAGGGCAGTCACCATGAGCCGATGGCTGTCCCTGCGCACGTAGCCCATCTTCTGGAAGCTCTTCAGGAGGAGGTCATCTGAGAGCACACCCTTCAGCACGTGCACGTAGCCCCCGGAGAAGGTCTGCAAGGGAGCGGCCTGGTCAGTGGCTGCCCACCCTCCCATAGGCCAGACCCTAGGGTACGGTGGGTCCGGGATCCGCTGGCTCAGGCCTTGGCAGCTTCGGATGCTCAGACCCAACCCCAGAGACTAGGCTTATAGCCAGTCTGGGCCAGGCCCAAAcatgagaatttctttttttttttttctgagacagagtctcgctctgtcatccaggctggagtgcagtggctccatcacagctcactgcaacctatgcctcccaggttccagcaattcccctgcctcagcctccccagtagctgggactacaggtacccaccaccacacccggctaattttcatattttagtagagagggtgtttcaccatgttggccatgctggtctcgaactcctgacctcaagtaatccgcccgtcttgagctcccaaagtgctgggattacaggcgtgagccactgtgcctggcctagaatttttttttttctttttgagacagagtctcactctcaccaggctggagtacagtggcacaatcttggctcactgcaacctccacctcccgggttcaagtgattctcctccctcagcctcttgagtagctgggattacaggcgtgcatcaccacgcccggctaatttttgtattttttaatagagacgtggtttcaccatgttggttaggctggtgtcgaactcctgacctcgtgatccgcccacctgggcctcccaa from Nomascus leucogenys isolate Asia chromosome 2, Asia_NLE_v1, whole genome shotgun sequence encodes the following:
- the SPATA2L gene encoding spermatogenesis-associated protein 2-like protein; translated protein: MGSSSLSEDYRLCLERELRRGRAGVCGDPSLRAVLWQILVEDFDLHGALQDDALALLTDGLWGRADLAPALRGLARAFELLELAAVHLYLLPWRKEFTTIKTFSGGYVHVLKGVLSDDLLLKSFQKMGYVRRDSHRLMVTALPPACQLVQVALGCFALRLECEILGEVLAQLGTSVLPAEELLQARRASGDVASCVAWLQQRLAQDEEPPPLPPRGSPAAYRAPLDLYRDLQEDEGSEDASLYGEPSPGPDSPSAELAYRPPLWEQSAKLWGTGGRAWEPPAEELLQASSPPYGALEEGLEPEPSAFSFLSLRRELSRPGDLATPESSAGASPRRIRAEGVPASAYRSVSEPPGYQAHSCLSPGALPTLCCDTCRQLHAAHCAALPACRPGHSLRVLLGDAQRRLWLQRAQMDTLLYNSPGARP